The candidate division WOR-3 bacterium genome segment GGATCTTAGCCATTGCCTGAAGCGTATTCTGAATTGTCTTCTCCAGTTTCACCAGGCTCTGCTGTAATTCGTCCTCCATTTGCTTGCGGTCAGTGATATTGCGCACCGAGACAAGGTTCGCGTCCTCGCTCCGGTATGCTATTCTCGTCACCGCAAATTCGCAATACCGGATGTCGCCGTGCTTTGTTACAATACGCACGTCATACGCCCTGGGAACATCCTCGCCCATTTTTCTGCGCAGGTCGATCTCCTTTACCTTGTCGCGGTCATTGGGATAGATGATCTTCCACGGGCTCGTGTCGTAGAGTTCTTCTTTCGAGTAATCCGTTATCTTGCAGAGCTGATCATTGACGAAAAGGAAACTGTTGTTTGCGTAAATGAAAATACCGTCACTACTGTGCTCAACAAGGGTCCGGTATTTTTCTTCGCTCTCCTCGAGCGCAACCAGCAATCGTTCCCGCTCGGTGACATCGCGGCAGACATTAGTGATCGCCACGATCTTACCTTCTTTGTATATCGCGGTGCCCGTGACTTCCATAATACTATAGCGTCCCTCGGCCCGGTTGAAACGCATCTTGTTAACGACGACATGGTTCTTTGCGCCCGTGCATAACTGCTCGCTGTCTTTCTTGATCAACTTAATATCATCTTCAAAGACAATATCGAGCTCGATGAAATTGCGGCCGATTAGGTCGTCCCTGCGTTTGCCGGTGAAATCACAGGCGATCTTGTTCACGTCGAGCAGCTTGAAATTAAGATCATAAGTAAAGATAGCGTTACCCGCGTATTCGTACAGCAGTCGGTAACGCTCCTTGCTTTCGCGCAATGCCTCATCCGCGTATTTCCGCTCGGTGATATCTTCCATGCTGCCCTGGAAGTAGTGCGTCTGGCCGTCGGGGTCGACCACGCCGCGGGCATTATCATTAACCCATAACACAGACCCGTCGCGCCTGCGCATCAGGCATTCGAAATTCCGGACAAAACCATCCTGCTCAATAGTATTCAACCATCTCGCGAAGTCTTCGGGGCTGAAGTGGAGGTCGGCAAGGTTCATCTTCATCATTGCATCGCG includes the following:
- a CDS encoding PAS domain S-box protein — translated: MTKDEQPKDSIKNNLRTILVIDDNPDDRALTVRALSLEFPFLNLKQIRSFEEFDVALAEGRFDLVITDYKVHWIDGLEVLHKVKEIRPDCPVIMFTGTGNEEIAVDAMKAGLDDYVIKSPKHFVRLPAAVRSVVDRRVERKEKERAEERYRTLFEDVPVGLYSAAPDGKILEANPVLVQMFGYPDRDAMMKMNLADLHFSPEDFARWLNTIEQDGFVRNFECLMRRRDGSVLWVNDNARGVVDPDGQTHYFQGSMEDITERKYADEALRESKERYRLLYEYAGNAIFTYDLNFKLLDVNKIACDFTGKRRDDLIGRNFIELDIVFEDDIKLIKKDSEQLCTGAKNHVVVNKMRFNRAEGRYSIMEVTGTAIYKEGKIVAITNVCRDVTERERLLVALEESEEKYRTLVEHSSDGIFIYANNSFLFVNDQLCKITDYSKEELYDTSPWKIIYPNDRDKVKEIDLRRKMGEDVPRAYDVRIVTKHGDIRYCEFAVTRIAYRSEDANLVSVRNITDRKQMEDELQQSLVKLEKTIQNTLQAMAKIQEARDPYTTGHQLRVAALAQEIAKEMYLPEEWIRGIQVAALIHDIGKIYVPAEILSRPSKLTVSEFALVKTHPSVGYDILKTIEFPWPIADVVLQHHERLDGSGYPRGLKTGNIMLESQILAVADVVEAMSS